One Gossypium hirsutum isolate 1008001.06 chromosome A11, Gossypium_hirsutum_v2.1, whole genome shotgun sequence genomic window carries:
- the LOC107912662 gene encoding VQ motif-containing protein 22 has translation MSETMSTPTDWPQFYDHALSNQEIPNRVRVLTAESVFGDQGSDTAVLTTPTVSSSSAPVSLLGSGRGGGLSGGHLSPEGRVGKPVRRRSRASRRTPTTLLNTDTTNFRAMVQQFTGGPSAPFAGGAPHHGGPNFGFGFGTRHQPHNSNPNNPLMLPPTGFHLQYQQQQQQHQNQLIHHQNQPLMFSLNSNDNNPAPGELFFQRLGVGGGVNMQGSDVSSQVPPSRTSTSSSNDNRSNPRLMF, from the coding sequence ATGAGTGAGACCATGTCTACTCCCACTGACTGGCCGCAGTTTTACGATCATGCTCTTTCTAACCAGGAAATACCGAACCGCGTTCGTGTTTTGACGGCCGAATCGGTGTTCGGCGACCAAGGTTCCGACACCGCCGTCCTCACCACTCCAACTGTCTCCTCCAGCAGCGCTCCTGTAAGCTTGTTAGGGTCGGGACGAGGTGGGGGTTTGAGCGGTGGTCATTTGAGCCCCGAAGGGCGCGTCGGGAAGCCAGTCCGAAGACGATCAAGGGCTTCGAGGCGAACCCCTACTACCTTGCTCAACACGGATACCACCAATTTTCGAGCCATGGTTCAACAATTCACTGGCGGTCCCAGTGCTCCTTTCGCAGGGGGAGCTCCTCACCATGGCGGACCAAATTTCGGGTTCGGGTTCGGAACCCGTCATCAACCCCATAATAGTAACCCTAATAACCCTCTCATGCTTCCTCCCACCGGTTTTCACTTGCAATATCaacaacaacagcagcagcatcaaaatcaattaattcACCACCAAAACCAGCCGTTGATGTTTTCATTGAACAGCAATGATAATAACCCAGCGCCGGGGGAGCTTTTTTTTCAAAGACTAGGTGTTGGTGGTGGTGTGAACATGCAAGGGTCGGATGTTTCGTCACAGGTTCCACCCTCTAGAACATCAACTTCGTCATCCAATGACAATAGGAGTAACCCTAGGCTCATGTTTTGA